CCTGAAGTTTTACGTGACTCTAACCTCAGCTTCACTTCCCTTCACTAGGTTCTTCTTGTCAGCCACCAGACACTCGCTAACTCATACCACAGACAATTGAACTGATTATATGACCAGAAGATCTTGGCGCTTTACCCTTGACATCTTCCTTGAATCTCCAGTCTTCCATGTCTAAGCTTCTCTACTAGTCAGCTTATCCAACTTCTTTAGATTCATGTTCTTTGAATCTTAAGACCCAGAAACCATTTGCTTCAAACTTGGTTTCTACGACACTGATATTTGCCATCAGCTTTCACCAAAAGTATATCATTTCTTCTGCCAAGtcaatacacaaaatatttgtgTCACCATAGCTCTCGCTCGAGCTTATCTGCAGCTCCTCCAGCTCGGCGCAACAACTTCTTCTTACAGCTGCAACATGACAATAGCCACGTCTGATCCTGCAAACTGTTAAGCCTTTTGCTCCAGCAGACTTCTACTTGACTTTGATAAtactctttgcttcttcttttagaACACTTTCTTGTTCCTGCCCGAGAAGAATAAACTCATCTGTTGTTTTAGAGTACTCCATTATCTTAGCATATCTCTGCTCCTGAATGACAAACAACAGACAATGCAATCTAATCCCATGCTGACTTCCTAGACTGCAACAAGCTTTGTGATGATCTTCCATTGCCCTTTGATCATCAACACCCAAGCTTCTTAGATTCTCAGTAATCTAAACCCATTCTTCTGAGCCTGACCCTTTAGACTGAAACCTCTCAAATCTGAAACCCACACTGATTTTCCTTTACCCTTTAACCTGTAATTACCAACAGATTTCTGAAATTGTTTCTTCACCCATCTGCACTGTCCATACGGAGCATGAAACCTTGACCCATCTTCAAATGGCACCagatacacacacacatacccATCCTCTAAAGCGTCCCTTAGAACTGATATTCACATGTACCAGAAGTGACCATTCTTTAAAGCATCCTAGACCACAATGTATCCAACTTAAGCAAGCTGATATGCCCAACACACAACCTGACGCCAGATCAGAACCTTGAGCAATCTTGTGCAAAACACAGAATACAATCCATGTgatctaaccatatttcaaacCTCCTTGTAGCAGACCTCagtgaccaaaaaaaaaaaccatacaAGCATCACACACATACCTATGTGATCGCAGCGGAAACAAACCAAGTAGCAACACGATTTAAGTCTTGAAGTTGATAGCACCGTTCTGAAAACAAGACCAGCCAATAACCCAGAACTAAACCGCCTCTGATCTTGACCAACCTGACGTTGTAGACCAGCTGCACCTTCCATCAACTTCACCCTGATTCCTTCAGTCTCTGACCAACCTTTCTTGTGCAATTCACATCTTCACTTCCAACTTTGGAACCTCAACCAACAAAGAACTCGCAGATCATTGGAGAACTTAACTTACAGACTTCAGATTCCACAAACCAGAACTCGCACAATCCTTATGATGCGACTTCGTAAATACTTATTTCTCCAATTCCATAATCTTTACCGatgatctcttcttcttcctcaaccgAGCGACGCCTCTGATTTCTTGACCAGTGATCATTCACACCTCCTGTGAATCCTCTGATCACTCTATTGTCAAGAATCTGATATCGCTTTCTCCGACGATGTTCTTCATCGACCAAAACGAACGCTGATTCCTCTTTCTTGAATTCGAAACTTGCTGTTGAATCCAATCAATCGAAGAGccgtgctctgataccacttgttgagAATCAAGATCCCTTTGGTCGCCATTGATAAGTTTCAAGAACCACTAGCTTGAGCTTGAATCAGAACACACTCATGTAACCCGGTTCGCCGTGTTAACTAACGGGTACATCCGGTTAGGACCTTTCGGTCCCCAAGTTCGATAGATCGGCCGGAAACTGCCTCCGGCGTGGCTATACAAGACGTTCGCTCACCACCGATTACAACCCAATCGGTTTAcaagagtgaagaagaagataacaaaGGAACAAAGATAACCCCAAAGAAACCCTAACCCGAGAGTACCATCCTCACGTACACTCTTTAGTAttttaatctctctctctctcgctgaATCGCTCAAGAACAGAACGAAGAAGATGATTACCTTACGTGACCAAAACAGAAGCTCCTTTATATTGAAGATAACAACTCACGTGAGAGTCATGTGCCCAGCTTATCCAGCTCAGCCTGAAACCTTCTCTGGCAACCAGAAGCTTTCAACACTTTGTATTAATCTTCAATATACTTCTCCTCGTATACCTTTCTTCAAGTTCCAATTACACCTTCTTCTTGTAACGTCATCAAGCTAAGATCAGATTCTTAATTGTTGAATCACCATCCAACATTATgaattaaagaagaaaaaaaaggaatgtCCACTATACATATATGGACATGGTGGCCTTAACGATTAACATGTTGGTAAGAGCTTTGCGTGTGATAACACAATGGAAGAAATACTAATACGATTAAGTAATTAATTAATGTGTCAATATAATAGTGAAGAATCTTAATGCCGTGGTTTACACAAACTCAATATACTATTGTTGTGTGTAAATCTTGTGACTGGTGGTGATTCCTGAGTAATAGTCGTGGggatagaagaagaaaaacgtgaCGTCAGAATCCAGTCGTTAAGCATGTCATCCAATTTGAATCGATATTAACAATGTTCCTAATCCTTCTTATCCCATGTAAATTGCAATTCAGCATTGATTGTCACAGCGCGTAGAATTCACAAAGCGCGTGGAGCCTTCTGTATGTAATTAAAAGGGAAAAGGAAGGATAAAACCGTAAGGAAAGGAAACAAAGCAAGAGGTGGCTCTCTCTCATTGGTTTGTTGCTTCTGTACTCATCTCgctattaattaaataaatttaatttcctTAAACCAGTAAATAAATGGTAGTTTGCGAGTAGTGTATGTATATCGATCGTGCTTTCGTCAAGCTACGAAACTCTTtgggtcttcttcttcttcttcatcgtctCTCCACGAAACCACCTTTACGCTATCGTTGACGTCTCAGATGATCCAATAACCGCCTCTCCCTTCCTTCCTTCCTCACAGGTAGCTATCGAACGAACTTTCCTCGATCTGTTTGATCCAATCGTAATCACCTCTAGATTGTAGATCTGAGTCGTTTTGAGCCATGGATTTTCCGGAGAATCTACCATCATCATCAGACATAGGAAGATTAGAGCAGATCGTATCTCACTTCTTCCCAAAGGCACTGCACATCGTCCTCGACTCCAGAATCCCTTCCTTGCAATCCCGTGGCCGTACTCGCGACCGCAACCTCAACCTCAAAAAGAGCGATAAATGGTTCAATCTCATAATGGGAGACCGTCCCGCCGCCTTAGACAAGTTACATTCATGGCATAGGAACATCTTGGATTCCATGATCATCGACATCATCCTCATCCGAGATCATGATCATGCCGAGACTGTGATCGAGCGTTGGGTTGTTCAATACGAGAATCCGTTGATCATGTCCCCTCAGAGCTCCGATCCTTGCACTCGTTACCAGAAGGTTTACAAGAAAGCTATCATTCTCCTGCGTTCTCTCTACGCTCAGACGCGCCTTCTGCCTGCCTACCGTGTCTCCAGGCAGCTGAGTTCCTCTCTTGCCTCTTCCGGGTTTGAAATGGTCTACAAGGTTTCCTCTTTCTCTCCTCCCGTCACTGAGACCATGACAGAGTTTCGCTTTTCGCCTGTTGAAGTCCCTCCTGGTCGTCTCTGCGCTTCTGTTACTTACCGTTCTGACTTGTCTGCCTTCAATCTCGGTGCCCACATCACATTGCCTCCCAGGATCATTACTGATTACGTTGGGAGTCCCGCCACGGATCCTATGAGGTTCTTCCCTTCTCCAGGGCAGAGCTTTGAAGCTActtcttcttttcatggtaGAGCTGGACGGGGGCCTCCTTCTGAACGTCCTCATAGCTGGACCAGTGGCTTTCACAGACCTCCTACCCCAAACCAATCTTTCTCCCCTCAGTTTTCACCTGATTTCCACTGCTCACGTACCGATGGTGGTGACCAGCACCAGCTTTCGCCTCCTTTTTCGCCATCAGGTTCTCCTTCTACTCCAAGAGGGAGTAACAGTCCGAGGATTAATGTGAGGCCTGGCACTGCTCCAGTGACCATTCCTTCTTCTGCTACGTTCAATAGATACGTGTCATCTAACTTCTCTGAGCCAAGTAGGAATCCACTTCCTCCTTTTTCCCCTAAAAGCACCAGACGCTCCCCTTCATCCCAGGACTCTCTCCCTGGGATTGCTTTGTACAAGAGTTCCAGAAGCGGAGAATCTCCTTCTGGACTAATTAACCACTACCCTGCCCACAaggttttattttcttaaatcattttattttgtatcTCCTCCCCGGTTGACTCTGAATCAAATCTTTCAGCTGACAAAGGAAAGCAAATACGATTCAGGCCGGTTCTCTGGACTGCTGTCTTCAAGTGGCTCCCCAAGATTCGGCTTTTCTAGGAGCCCGAGTA
This genomic interval from Brassica napus cultivar Da-Ae chromosome A6, Da-Ae, whole genome shotgun sequence contains the following:
- the LOC106347779 gene encoding autophagy-related protein 13a, which codes for MDFPENLPSSSDIGRLEQIVSHFFPKALHIVLDSRIPSLQSRGRTRDRNLNLKKSDKWFNLIMGDRPAALDKLHSWHRNILDSMIIDIILIRDHDHAETVIERWVVQYENPLIMSPQSSDPCTRYQKVYKKAIILLRSLYAQTRLLPAYRVSRQLSSSLASSGFEMVYKVSSFSPPVTETMTEFRFSPVEVPPGRLCASVTYRSDLSAFNLGAHITLPPRIITDYVGSPATDPMRFFPSPGQSFEATSSFHGRAGRGPPSERPHSWTSGFHRPPTPNQSFSPQFSPDFHCSRTDGGDQHQLSPPFSPSGSPSTPRGSNSPRINVRPGTAPVTIPSSATFNRYVSSNFSEPSRNPLPPFSPKSTRRSPSSQDSLPGIALYKSSRSGESPSGLINHYPAHKLTKESKYDSGRFSGLLSSSGSPRFGFSRSPSRLSSDLEDPDCSCPFDFDDVDESSGGLQYSQSLDRRKTSSSISQSLPIGRKSQDAAVGVLVQMLKTAPPLRQDSSTYMASSMSGVQREGSSVSGTESEFSMARSTSDALEELRNYKQLKDLLLSKSKSVGGATRVH